One Candidatus Anaeroferrophillus wilburensis DNA segment encodes these proteins:
- a CDS encoding aminotransferase class I/II-fold pyridoxal phosphate-dependent enzyme: MAIFHKLHQLEKARQALADQGVPVLHVAMDEILSATEAMINGRRTILAGTNNYLGLTFDSGCIEAACRATREEGTGTTGSRMANGTLAGHLALEKEIAAFYGQRGAMVFSTGYVANLGIIASLAGPGDIILIDADCHASIYDGCRLSGAEYIRFRHNDAADLDKRLRRLGDRAAETLLIVEGIYSMFGDRAALADIAAVKKSYGCTLLVDEAHALGVLGDHGRGCTEDAGVEDEVDFIVGTFSKSLGAIGGYCVSNHPELELVRYASRPYIFTASSSPASIASTRAALQIIAAQPELRRQLWENAEFLYQGLLESGAMMGPEAGPVIAVRLDDAHRAYRCWQGLLAAGVYVNLVLPPATPDGGSLLRCSVSAAHTREQIIAIRNAFAVQLGKNQ, encoded by the coding sequence ATGGCTATTTTTCATAAGTTGCACCAGCTTGAAAAAGCCCGCCAGGCCTTAGCCGATCAGGGTGTGCCCGTTCTGCATGTGGCAATGGACGAGATCCTTTCAGCTACCGAAGCGATGATCAACGGGCGTCGCACCATCCTTGCCGGCACCAACAACTATCTTGGCCTGACCTTTGATTCTGGCTGCATTGAAGCCGCCTGTCGGGCGACCAGGGAGGAAGGCACCGGTACCACCGGTTCAAGGATGGCTAATGGTACCCTGGCCGGCCATCTGGCGCTGGAAAAGGAAATTGCGGCCTTTTATGGTCAGCGTGGCGCCATGGTTTTTTCCACCGGCTATGTGGCCAATCTCGGTATCATTGCCAGCCTTGCCGGCCCTGGCGATATAATTCTTATAGATGCTGACTGTCACGCCAGCATCTATGACGGCTGCCGGTTAAGCGGTGCTGAATATATCCGTTTTCGCCACAACGATGCCGCTGACCTCGATAAAAGGCTGCGCCGTCTTGGTGACCGGGCGGCTGAAACCCTGCTCATTGTTGAGGGGATTTACAGCATGTTCGGTGATCGTGCCGCCCTGGCCGATATCGCCGCGGTCAAAAAATCCTATGGCTGTACCCTGCTGGTGGATGAGGCCCATGCCCTGGGGGTCTTGGGAGACCACGGTCGGGGGTGCACCGAGGATGCCGGTGTTGAGGATGAGGTCGATTTTATTGTTGGTACCTTCAGCAAGAGTCTGGGGGCGATCGGCGGCTACTGCGTCAGCAACCATCCTGAGCTGGAACTGGTCCGCTATGCCAGCCGGCCGTATATCTTTACCGCATCCTCTTCGCCCGCCTCCATTGCTTCGACCCGGGCTGCCCTGCAGATTATCGCCGCACAGCCAGAACTGCGCCGCCAGCTGTGGGAGAATGCTGAATTTCTCTATCAGGGGCTGCTGGAATCGGGAGCTATGATGGGTCCGGAGGCGGGTCCGGTGATTGCCGTCCGTCTGGATGACGCCCACAGGGCCTATCGCTGCTGGCAGGGATTGCTGGCGGCCGGGGTCTATGTCAATCTGGTTCTGCCCCCGGCAACCCCTGATGGCGGTTCCCTGCTTCGCTGCAGTGTCAGTGCGGCCCATACCAGAGAACAGATTATTGCCATTAGGAATGCTTTCGCCGTCCAGCTGGGCAAAAACCAGTAA
- a CDS encoding acyl carrier protein — protein sequence MTYDEIVGKLYDLLRAMVAEVPELHENMELAVDLGLDSLAVMRLLEAVEDEFDISIPLNVLSDVRTVKDFALQLQHIVEKES from the coding sequence ATGACCTACGATGAAATAGTTGGCAAACTGTATGACCTCCTGAGGGCGATGGTTGCTGAAGTTCCGGAGCTTCATGAGAATATGGAGCTGGCCGTTGATCTGGGATTGGATTCTCTGGCTGTCATGAGGCTGTTGGAGGCGGTTGAGGATGAATTTGACATTTCCATCCCCCTCAACGTTCTTTCCGATGTCCGAACCGTCAAAGATTTTGCCCTGCAGTTGCAGCATATTGTCGAGAAGGAATCCTAA
- a CDS encoding fatty acyl-AMP ligase produces the protein MVSTPTENTLLFRPGDFSSLAAALDYAATGQTGYNFYDGRGRLAEALSYCQLREDACGLARRFLSLGVERGAKVALVGDTHADFMRFFYACQYAGLVPVPLPATIFLGGHQAYVEQLRRLLIDSQAEIAVALPGFHTFMAEAGEGLELRFLGEPADFIALPAVQQQLSPSVANDVAYLQYTSGSTRYPRGVIITQTAVMKNLAEIIVHGVRVQAGDRSFSWLPFFHDMGLVGGVLAPMASQISADYLNTRDFAMRPRLWLTLMSQNKNTISFSPPFGYELCARRIREPEVEKFDLCHWRVAGIGAEIIRPDSLRRFASLLAPAGFSDKAFMPCYGMAECSLAVSFAPLGEGFAVDVIDADHFMTTQEALPAAAFSQGTASNAGSFVICGVPLPDYEVEIRGADGQVLPERHCGTLFVRGASVMSGYLGNELLTREVLSADGWLNTGDLAYRVGQSIVIAGRQKDLIIINGRNIWPQDMESIAEQQPEVRVGDASAFSIPGSSGQEKAVLVVQCRELDQSVCIDLEHRLHGLVQQALGIDCLVELVPRNTLPRTTSGKLSRSGARKGYLERHAGVKAAISETLFSMPDLDGQAI, from the coding sequence ATGGTAAGTACGCCAACAGAGAACACCCTGTTGTTTCGGCCCGGTGATTTTTCCAGTTTGGCGGCAGCCCTTGATTATGCCGCTACCGGGCAAACGGGATATAACTTTTATGACGGTCGTGGTCGGTTGGCCGAGGCGCTTTCCTATTGCCAATTGCGGGAAGATGCCTGCGGATTAGCCCGGCGGTTCCTCAGTCTGGGGGTTGAGCGGGGTGCAAAGGTGGCTTTGGTTGGTGATACGCATGCTGATTTCATGCGTTTTTTTTATGCCTGCCAATATGCCGGCCTGGTCCCAGTACCGTTGCCGGCAACTATTTTTTTGGGGGGACATCAGGCGTATGTTGAACAGCTTCGGCGGCTGTTGATTGATTCCCAGGCAGAGATCGCGGTGGCGCTGCCTGGTTTTCACACCTTTATGGCCGAAGCAGGCGAAGGACTGGAGCTCCGCTTCCTGGGGGAGCCGGCTGACTTCATTGCACTGCCGGCAGTCCAGCAGCAGCTTTCCCCCTCTGTTGCCAATGATGTCGCTTATCTTCAGTATACCTCCGGCAGCACCCGCTATCCCCGGGGGGTGATTATCACCCAGACCGCGGTGATGAAGAATCTGGCCGAGATCATTGTCCACGGTGTGCGGGTGCAGGCCGGTGACCGCAGTTTTTCCTGGCTGCCCTTTTTCCATGACATGGGTCTGGTGGGCGGCGTGCTGGCCCCCATGGCATCCCAGATATCGGCTGATTATCTCAATACCCGTGATTTTGCCATGCGTCCCCGTCTCTGGCTTACCCTCATGAGTCAAAATAAGAATACCATCTCTTTCAGCCCCCCCTTTGGCTATGAGCTTTGCGCCCGGCGGATTCGTGAACCGGAAGTGGAAAAATTTGATCTTTGTCACTGGCGGGTTGCCGGTATCGGCGCTGAGATCATTCGGCCGGACTCGCTGCGGCGTTTCGCCAGCCTTCTGGCTCCTGCAGGGTTCAGCGATAAAGCCTTCATGCCCTGTTATGGTATGGCTGAATGCTCGCTGGCAGTCAGTTTTGCCCCTTTGGGAGAAGGCTTTGCCGTCGATGTCATTGATGCTGATCATTTCATGACCACTCAGGAGGCACTGCCGGCGGCCGCATTTTCCCAAGGAACAGCAAGCAATGCCGGTTCTTTTGTGATCTGTGGTGTGCCCTTGCCGGATTATGAGGTGGAAATCCGCGGCGCTGATGGTCAGGTGCTGCCCGAGCGCCATTGTGGCACCCTGTTTGTCCGTGGTGCCAGTGTCATGTCGGGTTATCTCGGCAATGAGCTGCTGACCCGGGAAGTTCTTTCCGCAGATGGCTGGTTGAATACCGGGGATCTTGCTTATCGAGTGGGACAGAGCATTGTTATTGCCGGCCGCCAGAAGGATTTGATTATTATCAACGGCAGGAATATCTGGCCGCAGGATATGGAAAGCATTGCCGAACAGCAGCCGGAAGTACGGGTCGGTGACGCCTCGGCATTTTCAATCCCCGGTAGTAGCGGGCAGGAAAAAGCAGTTCTGGTGGTGCAATGCCGTGAGCTTGATCAGTCCGTGTGTATTGACCTGGAGCATCGGCTGCATGGTTTGGTGCAGCAGGCATTGGGTATTGATTGCCTCGTTGAACTGGTTCCCAGAAATACCTTGCCGCGGACAACCTCTGGTAAACTGTCTCGTTCAGGGGCACGAAAAGGATATCTTGAACGTCATGCCGGTGTTAAAGCGGCCATATCGGAAACCCTCTTTTCCATGCCTGATCTTGATGGGCAGGCTATCTAG
- a CDS encoding NAD-dependent epimerase/dehydratase family protein, which translates to MKNRVIAVTGVTGFIGSRIARHLSAAGWQVRGLVRRRSSRERLEGVAGTWIEGDLTNSASLRELVAGASAVIHCAGAVRGAGPEPFQRVNGAGVARLVPVLAAMTSPPALLLISSLAAREPLLSDYAASKRRGEQELAAAAGSLSWAIFRPPAVYGPGDRELVPLFRLMKWGIAPVLGVEDARFSLLHVDDLAAAVISWVGQKNRQNGTFELHDGRHGGYSWREVIDTVVQLRGHPVVRLQVPVPLLAVAASFNLQAARLLGYQPMLTPGKVRELKHLDWVCDNAPLHRTTGWVPEISLVEGLRPIVA; encoded by the coding sequence ATGAAGAATCGTGTCATAGCGGTTACCGGAGTGACCGGCTTTATCGGCAGCCGTATTGCGCGGCATCTGAGTGCAGCCGGCTGGCAGGTAAGAGGCTTGGTTCGACGTCGGAGCAGCCGGGAACGGCTTGAAGGTGTTGCCGGGACATGGATTGAAGGTGATCTGACAAATAGTGCCAGCCTCCGCGAACTGGTGGCTGGTGCATCGGCGGTCATCCACTGTGCCGGAGCGGTTCGTGGCGCTGGTCCTGAGCCTTTTCAGCGGGTCAACGGTGCGGGGGTGGCACGACTCGTACCCGTGCTTGCGGCCATGACTTCCCCGCCGGCGTTGCTTTTGATTTCTTCCCTGGCAGCCCGCGAGCCCCTGCTTTCGGACTATGCTGCCAGCAAAAGGCGGGGTGAGCAGGAGCTTGCCGCCGCGGCCGGGTCGCTGTCGTGGGCGATTTTTCGCCCGCCGGCGGTCTACGGACCTGGAGACCGTGAACTTGTTCCCCTCTTTCGCCTGATGAAATGGGGTATTGCCCCCGTTCTCGGGGTTGAGGATGCCCGTTTTTCCCTTTTGCATGTGGATGATCTCGCGGCTGCAGTGATCAGCTGGGTTGGCCAAAAAAACCGGCAAAACGGTACTTTTGAGCTTCATGATGGTCGCCACGGCGGGTATTCATGGCGCGAGGTCATCGATACGGTTGTCCAGCTCAGGGGACATCCGGTCGTGCGTCTCCAAGTGCCGGTGCCGCTCCTTGCTGTGGCTGCTTCGTTCAATCTGCAGGCTGCCCGTCTGCTGGGTTATCAGCCGATGCTGACGCCGGGCAAAGTTCGTGAGCTGAAACATCTTGACTGGGTGTGTGACAATGCGCCCCTCCATCGGACTACGGGTTGGGTGCCCGAGATTTCTTTGGTTGAAGGTTTGCGGCCGATTGTGGCATAA
- a CDS encoding ABC transporter ATP-binding protein: protein MHLLVTFFRTYLRQSIMMMLALLLAGIVEGFGLMALLPLLTLTVGGDVGGMADSPAGQAVVKYLAAVGLQPKAGILLLVIVLAVFLKSFLVLLAKKRVGYTVAHVATDLRLGLIRALLAARWEFYVGQPAGSQANAMATEAMRASEAYLCAATMVAKLLQSLVYIVVALLVSWKATSVSLLTGVFFLLMFSRLVKKARRAGSKQTALLQKLLSQLTDSMQAIKPMKAMAREHVAEAIMVTQTTGLNKALRKQVLSKESLKALQEPMITMILVIGLYVPLVYLHIPMASVMVLVFLLARILTQLGSVQQQYQKMVIFESAYWSLVAKIQAAKKEREPVMGAAQPTLNRGVYCRNISFAYDDVKVFDDVSMEFPCQSFTALVGPSGGGKTTIADLLTGLCRPQQGEIYVDDLALHEVDVRQWRRMIGYVPQETLLLHDSVFANVTVGETGIGEPEVIAALQAAGAWEFVSAMPQGIYSDVGERGGKLSGGQRQRLAIARALVHKPRLLILDEATSALDRVSEEAICQTLQTLRHELIILAISHQPTMVAAADRTYRLENGKIFLSVE from the coding sequence ATGCATCTCCTGGTAACTTTTTTCCGCACCTATTTGCGGCAAAGCATCATGATGATGCTGGCGTTGTTGCTCGCCGGTATTGTCGAGGGCTTCGGCCTGATGGCTCTCCTGCCTTTGTTGACTCTGACCGTGGGGGGGGATGTCGGGGGGATGGCGGACAGCCCGGCCGGCCAGGCGGTGGTCAAATATCTGGCGGCAGTCGGCCTTCAACCAAAGGCTGGAATTCTGCTGCTGGTTATCGTCCTCGCTGTCTTTTTGAAGAGCTTTCTTGTCCTGCTGGCCAAAAAACGGGTGGGATATACGGTTGCCCACGTAGCTACTGACCTGCGCCTTGGCCTTATTAGGGCTTTGCTGGCGGCCCGCTGGGAATTTTATGTTGGCCAGCCGGCCGGCAGCCAGGCCAACGCCATGGCCACTGAAGCTATGCGGGCTTCAGAGGCGTATCTTTGCGCTGCCACCATGGTTGCCAAGCTATTGCAGTCTTTGGTGTATATTGTGGTTGCCTTACTGGTTTCATGGAAGGCAACGTCGGTATCTCTGTTGACGGGTGTGTTTTTTCTTCTCATGTTTAGTCGATTGGTAAAGAAAGCCCGGCGGGCCGGCAGTAAACAGACAGCCTTACTGCAAAAATTGTTATCCCAGCTGACCGACAGTATGCAGGCGATAAAACCGATGAAAGCCATGGCTAGGGAACATGTGGCCGAGGCTATCATGGTTACTCAAACAACTGGTTTGAACAAGGCATTGCGCAAACAGGTACTCAGCAAAGAGTCATTAAAGGCTCTGCAGGAGCCGATGATCACCATGATCCTGGTGATTGGTTTATATGTTCCCCTGGTTTATTTGCATATTCCCATGGCTTCAGTCATGGTGCTGGTTTTTCTGCTAGCCAGGATTCTGACGCAACTGGGTAGTGTTCAGCAGCAGTATCAGAAAATGGTTATTTTTGAGAGTGCCTATTGGTCTCTTGTGGCTAAAATTCAGGCAGCAAAAAAAGAGCGGGAACCGGTAATGGGTGCTGCTCAGCCGACCCTCAACCGTGGTGTTTACTGTAGGAATATCAGCTTTGCTTATGATGATGTTAAGGTGTTTGACGATGTCTCAATGGAATTCCCCTGCCAGTCATTTACCGCTTTGGTTGGTCCTTCCGGGGGTGGTAAAACCACAATAGCAGACCTGCTGACTGGTTTGTGCCGTCCTCAGCAAGGTGAAATATATGTTGATGATCTGGCTTTACATGAGGTGGATGTACGCCAGTGGCGCCGGATGATTGGCTATGTCCCCCAGGAGACGCTTTTACTGCATGATAGTGTTTTTGCTAATGTCACCGTCGGTGAAACAGGGATTGGTGAGCCTGAAGTAATCGCTGCTCTACAGGCTGCCGGTGCCTGGGAGTTTGTTTCGGCCATGCCGCAGGGGATCTATTCAGATGTTGGTGAGCGGGGTGGGAAATTATCGGGCGGCCAGCGGCAGAGGCTGGCCATTGCCAGGGCCCTGGTCCATAAGCCGCGGCTTTTAATCCTTGATGAAGCCACGAGCGCGCTGGACCGGGTGAGTGAGGAGGCTATCTGTCAAACACTGCAGACCTTGCGCCATGAACTGATTATCCTGGCTATTTCCCATCAGCCAACCATGGTTGCCGCTGCCGACCGTACCTACCGGCTTGAAAACGGCAAGATTTTTTTGTCTGTGGAGTAG